A window of Companilactobacillus allii genomic DNA:
TTGAAAATACATTAACTGATCCGGATTTTATCATTAAGCTTGCCACTCAATTAAAATTTGAACGCGAAGGTAGGTTAATTGCTGAGCAGCGAGTTAATGAGTTACAATCCAAGGCTACTTATTATGATCAGGTTTTATCTAATTCGTCATTAGTGTCAATTACAACTATTGCTAAAGATTACGGTATGGGAGCTCGTGAGATGAATAAGTTACTTCATGGATTAGGGGTTCAATTTAAGCAAGGTAAGAATTGGTTTTTATATGCAAAATATCAAAAGACAGGTTGGACGCATTCAGAAACATTTATGGTTACTGCTAGCGACGGAACTGAACACGCAAAGGTAACAACTAAATGGACTCAAAAAGGAAGACTTGGATTATACGAACTATTAAAACAAAAAAATGTAATTCCATTGATTGAGCAAAATGATACAGCGTTGGAGGTGTAGGTTATGACTCAATATATCGAAGTTCCAACTAAGCCTTTAAAAATTGAGATTCCCGAAGGAATGAAAGTTGTTTCAATGGATGCACATGGCTATGAAGGTCAGTCGTTATTAGGAAGAACGTGGACAAAGGCTGATATGCGTGAATGGTGTGGAAATAAATCCTGGGATTGGATATTAGAAAATATTATTTCCAATCCCAAATATAGCCTCCAAATGGGCGCGATGGAACGTAAGAATCAAATAGTACACAAGGGTGTTAAAGGTAGTCCATGGAGAATTAAGGCACGTCCTATGGCAGAGTTTTTAGATGAATATTGGGAGGAATTACCATGGTAAGCTTTGAAACATTGATTAATTGGACATTTTTAGTAGCACTTGTTAGTTCTATGACTAGTTATCTATTCATGAAATATAAAACGCTTAAAAATATTATTTTGAGTCTAACTGACTTTACTGATGATGATATTCAAAAGTTGAAAGGTTTGATTAGATGGAAATTCTAAAGGGATTATTTTTACTTGTTATCGCTGTAGTTGTTTCAGGTTTGTTTATTAAATTTTGGAATGATTGTAAATAAAAAAACACCCGGAGGTGTATTTATGGGGAAAAGAGAAATATTTTGGTGGGGATTATGGGCACTGTCTACCATTCTTTCATTGCTTGCCTTAATTTTATAGAGTCTGATTTTAAGTCTATTTTAAATGATGCAGCTTTT
This region includes:
- a CDS encoding phage antirepressor encodes the protein MDNVEKFSFKGNNVRIIQIENEPCFVGNDVANILGYSRNRKAIQDHVDDEDKCDVPIQDAIGRKQNTTVINESGLYSLILSSKLPNAREFQRWVTSEVLPAIRKHGAYLTDEAIENTLTDPDFIIKLATQLKFEREGRLIAEQRVNELQSKATYYDQVLSNSSLVSITTIAKDYGMGAREMNKLLHGLGVQFKQGKNWFLYAKYQKTGWTHSETFMVTASDGTEHAKVTTKWTQKGRLGLYELLKQKNVIPLIEQNDTALEV
- a CDS encoding DUF771 domain-containing protein, whose protein sequence is MTQYIEVPTKPLKIEIPEGMKVVSMDAHGYEGQSLLGRTWTKADMREWCGNKSWDWILENIISNPKYSLQMGAMERKNQIVHKGVKGSPWRIKARPMAEFLDEYWEELPW